The Octopus sinensis linkage group LG18, ASM634580v1, whole genome shotgun sequence genome segment TCAGTGTACACgtcttataattttttatttgccAGCCTTTACTATTCAGGGTACTAATAGCGTAGACTGTACCCGGTTTGCGCAGCCGCGCGTCCACAACTGGTCATTCAGTGCGAGCAACAGAAGTCCAATGAATTCCACTAATTTAGACTCTTTTACTGATCTGCACAGCTCTGTTCATGATGGGCAGGATAGCGATGATTGTGTTAGTGATGAAAATTACGATGATGATATCTTGTTCTCTGATACCCCTTGCTTTTCTTTCAATAAACTGTTTGAAAATACTCAAactacaaaaactgaaaatacaGACTCCATTCCCAATTCCGTAAGAAAAGCCAACGACCGATGGAATCAAGTCTATATGGACACGAACATACATCATAAAGCTTCTAAGGTTGAATTTGTATTACTTCCTTAAAAATTTCACGTGAACATATATTgtaatttcttttctcatttggTTTATGTAAACTATTGAATGCAATATgttgtatatttgaatattcccTCTTTCCAAAAATCATAGGAAataatctaatttttatttctgtttatattagCAGCTGGTTCTTTCAATCAGCATTTGTAACATTTGCCGTATAATTTCAAACTTCTTTTCGCATAAATTGCTTTAATTGCAGTTGTTCAATCACTCTTGGTAGAAAAGCATGTCAAACGTTTGTTCAACCTATTTAAGCTTATCTAATAACAGTTCACAAAGAGTATATTCCATGGCCCTCAAACGGATGCATCATTTTGTATGTCCTCTTCAACTGACTacgattttttgtctttttttttatcagattaaGGGTCGAGCTGGGGATTTTGGGGTTCCCTCCTATCTCTTTCATTAGGAATGTATTAATACTATTTAACATTAATGTTAGCTATTCAATGGAAATAACTCTTTTCAAAGTACATAGTCCGAGCTCAAAGAccggtttttttttggtttttttttagaaTTCCAATTTTTCGTgttgacagcaaaaaaaaaaaaaccccgaagaAATTATCGAAAAggaaatatggctgtgtggtaagtagcttgctaaccaaccacatggttccgggttcagtcccactgcgtggcatcttgggcaagtgtcttctgctatagccccgggccgaccaatgccttgtgagtggatttggtagacggaaactgaaagaagactgtcatatatatgtatgtgtgtgtctgtgtttgtccccctatcattgcttgacaaccaatactggtgtgtttacgtccccgtcacttagcggttcggaaaaagagaccgatagaataagtactgggcttacaaagaataatacccggggtcgatttgctcgactaaaggcggtgacatattcattatgcatagaatgttatttacctaaatggactccagcgtttggttaaaattgccgaaatgctcgaaattaaagatgaaatatcttacaacctatagaattttctcaataaagccaagagaaaatgatgttttataaacacattctaccagtatacgaagtttaaaactttttagttacctagaaattatgttacaaagtgccgttcaaaaggaaaagatcccatctcTGCTCCACATATCTTCTGTTGGGCTTGTATGTTATGCTTGTGAAAATCTGTTGAACCGAGTGAAATTGTAGTCCTGGGTGATaacagtgctgcctgactggcatgtaaaatgcacccactacactcttggagtggttggcattaggaagggcatccagctttagaaaccttgccaaatcagattggaccCTAGTGTGGCCTCCGGGCTTGCCAgttctgtcaaactgttcaacccaggccagaatggaaagcagacattaaactcgatgatgataataaaggtaTGAATAATGATGGGGTGACAAATCTTCAAAACCACTTGAATAAAATGTGAAGGCTAAAATATAATAAGCaccatttttatgttttgtatatcTGCCATTGACTAGAGCAGTATTATTGAAAAAGTATGGTGTTAGTTTGCTTTCCCTGAAAttgatcttttattttcttattactgTTTTTCCTCCACAGGTTCGTTTTGCTGCTGATGAGAAGTTAGAAACCAAGCACCTTATGCTTGCATGGAGCTATGCCTACCAAGCTGCCCGTAAAGGTGAATGGGTACAAATTCATATTGATTCAGAGAGGTTTCGATGTCGGATAGAAAACACTGAGCAAGTGTTGAAACCAATTTTAGATCCTTCTCACAGACTGAAGATCTTGGCTCTTCGGAAGAAATATGAACATTACTAAATGCATCTAGTAAAGAATTTGCCTAACTGaagatttattgtatttttgtttaggTGAGACTACATTACAGACTGTTAAACGCAATCTTGTCACATACAGACAACTATCAAATGGATATCATCTTAAATGTCATCATTGAAGCATTCTGTgatacaaaatgaaatatttttgtaactaaactaaaaagaaaacatttcatgTGATGGTCTTTTGGAGCTTTGTTGATCATATAAACTTTGACCTAATATTTAAATTACTATTAACTCAACATTGTGGTTGGTGTTGGAAGTGGTGGTGTGTCTTTCATGACACgtcatctctctctcattacatGTATGTAGCAAGCAGCAGTTAATATATCTGGCCTCagagttatttattatttattacatcTGGCTGACTCAGATTTTGAATTGCTTTGGCAACTAGTCTCTGATTAAAGATGACTAACTCTAAATCCAATAGtggttttttcttttgtataccaTCGTCTAAGTAAATTCTAAAATTATGACTTGGTACATTGTTGTAACTTTCTGGGGATGTTTTGTACCTGACCAGCTATAAATATTTTACTGCTGTACATAAAGTAAACCACAgtgtaaggggaggtaataacaGATTAACATCTAAGAAGATAATTAAATTTATAGCATTCTCTTACAAAATCTTTGCTTTTTATGTAACATTCTTAATAAGATTAAGTTTTAAGGCAATTTTAAATAGCTAATGCTAATCAGTAAAATCttacactttgtgtgtgtgtgtgcacgccaagctgtatcggcctttgcctttcccttgggtaacactggcggcgtggagaggggagaccggtatacATGGgaagactgctggtcttccataaggcgagctggcagaatcgttagcatggcgggggaaatgcttaatggtatttcgtctgtctttacgttctgagttcaaattctgccaaggtcgactttgcctttcatccttttgaggtcgaaaaattaagtaccagttgtgtactggggtcgatctaatcgacttaccccctcccaaaattttgggctttgtgccttgagtagaaaagaatatatatatatatatatcatcatcatcgtttagcgtccgttttccatgctagcatgggctggacgggtcaactgggatctgtgaagctggacggcttcgtcaggcccagtcagatctggcagtgtttctacggctggatgcccttcctaacgccaaccactccgcgagtgtagtgggtgttttttacgtgccacctgcacaggtgccagacagagctggcgaacggccacgaacggatggtgcttttacgtgtcaccggcacggggccaggcgaggctggcaacggacacgaacggatggtgcttttacgtgccaccgacacggggccagacagagctggcaaccggccacgaacggacggtgcttttacgtgtcaccggcacgggggccagccgaggctggcagcggacgcgaacggatggtgcttttacgtgccaccgacacggttgccagacagagctggcaaacggccacgagcggacggtgcttttacgtgtcaccggcacgggggccagccgaggctggcaacggacacggacggatggtgcttttacgtgccgccgacacggggccagacagagctggcaaacggccacgaacggatggtgcttttacgtgtcaccggcacgggggccagccgaggctggcaacggacgcgaacagatggtgcttttacgtgccaccaacacggttgccagacagagctggcaaacggccacgagcggacggtgcttttacgtgtcaccggcacgggggccagccgaggctggcaacggacacggacggatggtgcttttacgtgccaccgacacggggccagacagagctggcaaacggccacgaacggatggtgcttttacgtgtcaccggcacgggggccagccgaggctggcaacggacgcgaacagatggtgcttttacgtgccaccaacacggttgccagacagagctggcaaacggccacgagcggacggtgcttttacgtgtcaccggcacgggggccagccgaggctggcaacggacacggacggatggtgcttttacgtgccaccgacacggggccagacagagctggcaaacggccacgaacggatggtgcttttacgtgccaccgacacagggccagacagagctggccaacggccacgaacggacggtgcttttacgtgtcaccggcacggggccaggcgaggctgatatatatatatatatatatacatatacacacacacaataatgatCAACTTTTTTCTTAATAATTCCTAACTTGGGAGTACTTCATCTTACATTGCATGCAGGTTATTGAAAGCCTTAAGGATTGGGTCTTATTTTACTTCTAGATATTAACTGTTTTCAAATTCatgttattttaatttctctCAAGTTACAATATCTTACATGAAGTCTGAATTtctcaaataaattataaattgaaaatttcatctgtttgttgtttcccCCTCCCCTTCAAGTGTTCTAAGTATCTACTTCAAATAGAATGGTTTCATTTTGCGAATCATATTTTGAATGGCATTGATAAGggggaacattaaaaaaaattttgtggctATTCATAATTAGGGTTAACACAATACATACTTATGGTAGGGgaaacaaacattttataacagaacatagaaagcagatgtgTCGGTGAAGGCCAGGAGTAAAACATATATACCAGTGACACAtcatttctggttcagtcccactgcatggtgctcttgacaagtgtcttctattgtccTGGACTGACCTAACTTTTGTaagaggatttgatagacagaaacaaagaaacctgtcatgtgtgcttgtttgtcttGACATTTGTAATCATAAatctcatttccaatattctgcaaggatatgtctggccatggagaaatattaccttgcttggaaactgttGGTGACAGGACATCTGGTCATagcaaatctgcctcaataaactccaatgcatgcaagtatggaaaagtggacgttttGGAATCCCTTGTCAGTTCAGATAAGGTAGTAAACTTTAGCATTGTATTATATAAGTTCATTTTGCAATTTGATACCAAGTTTGCTGAACAATTTAGTCAAATGTCTTCTATGTTACATTAGGTTGaccaactctgtgtgtgtgtatataaatgtaaacaaatgaaagGTATAAGCATCAatgagaaaacaacaaaaattggtGATCTATAAGATACTTAGATTTTATTCTGTACTGAAATACACTCCCTTGTCTTGTACTGTCAGAAATTCCTGTTGGAAAGCAGTAACCAATGGAACTATCGGTCACcaatggtgatatatataaaatcatcattcaGTGTTCATCACCAACAAAAGTAGCAACTCCCTGAACTTAGCCCAGCCCgttcttattctaacagctatGCTTTCTTAGCTGACTcctccactgctgacttggtcacctaagtaaggGAAACTGTTTACCACTTCTAAGAATTCCCCTGTATGTTCCTTATTTGGTGGTCAATGTgaaagctagggatagatgagtggttggtgagggctgtacaagccatgtacagggatgttgtcagtaaggtgaaggttagcAACAAGTATAGCAAGGAATTCAGGGTGCAAGTAATGACTACACCACTGCACCTTTTGTGtctatagcttgcactgggtacaccatatggaattttcacctacatattgagcaggacTATCTCCCTGAAGGGATCAGTAAGTTGACTGTTTTCctcttactaggactttggtctttgctaaattaactctaaggccatTTAACTCCAGTCTTTGCTTCcttacctgaaatttcttctagttcttatactgattcagctataagaacaaggtcgtCAGTGTAGAGGAACTCAAAAAAAGTAGCCAGTATTAAATTCCTCCGTTATTACCTGGAGGGCATGGCTTGTACAACTCTCATCAATCCCTAGCTTCCGCATTGCctacatcacaattctctctgaCTCTGTCTTACAATTTGAAACACCTCATGCCACAGAATGTTGGTAAACTTCCTTTCTGCTACTACCATTCTTCCAAGAatatttctttgctctaatgtCCCTGTCTACTACACACTCCTCTACCATGCCACACTAGATCTGATTGGGACTTTGCACTATCCACACATTTGGTCTGTGGCATTTAGTAAGTTGACCCATAGGAACTTGTCTCCTGTTCCATGCCTATAGCTCTTCCTCATTAAATGTCTCAATTAGGGCGTCTCTAAATCACTGACTATTCAAAGGATTCTAATACTTCCAAATCCTTCGTTTCCAGACTGGTCTGCTTCTTGGAATCCTCCTAACCTGAAGTCATGACTAACCAATGTggaggggtacattcttcaccagagaAGATCTTTGCATTTATAAGCAACCATGTATCTCACTTTCTGGTGAGAATGCAGTCAATCTGACTAGTGTTGGTCACTGGATTTGTAGGTTATCAGATTACTGGCTGGTTtcttgaagttggtgttgcagatcatgTGGTTATTCACATCACAGAACTCCTGTAGCCCTGTTCCTTCCTTGTTTCAGGAAAAATTCCATAGCCCCTATGTATAATGTTGAAGACATGCAGTTGCTGGCCAACATGTTCACTGAAATCACAGGCCACAAAGATATGGTCTGCCatttgtggatttttttttaatgctgacaTACAGTTCTGGCATGGtcgctgccagtaccgcctgactgtctTCTGTGctggcagcacgtaaaaagcaccattcgagtgtggtcattgccagtgctgcctgacctacctttcaatgtgcctacaTTGATAGTGTCAACTCTGAGGAAATGAAAGGGGAGGCAGGAGAGAACATGGAGAGGGTGGGATTCAGCGTCTGAAAAAACAGGTTCTAATGAGCATTGGCCAATAGACATAAAAATTGTCCTTTAATCTGCCATCATTTGTGTTATACTTGCTCCTGCCACTGAAAGTGGGTGCTATATAAGCATTGATAAATAAAAGTTAATTCATTACAGATAGATAAAATAGCTAACtgcttaattaattaactaaattatAACTACTGCACAATCATGTTTTGGTACAAAGTAACAAGCTACCACCAGTGGCATAAATGTTGAGCATTACACAAGGTGTTACAAATTAAATACTTAGCAATGgactaaaatgaaattatttgcaAGAACTCCCCAAACAAATGTATGGCCTTAtgctaatgtaaataaatacatttatgaattccaatctattttttatttcttggaGCTGTTAATGCCCTTTACAATTTTCACTCATATTTGAAATAGCTAATAAATGTTGAGTAGATAAGGTGTTAGACTACATTCTCATAGATTAAGAGTTCAAATCGGCTAGTATTTTGTTCTTGAGATGAAAATTTTAATGTATGATGGAAATAGGTGGTAGATCACATAAGAATCTTTAATATTGTCCTCTCCAGGAGGAAATTCAAGTTACATCTACTTAATGTTATGAAACTGGAACAAGCCTGATATTTACAAACCTAACaaataattattgaattaaaatatatacatgtgttaacTGCACAAAATTATTACCATAAATGAATTATTCAAAAATTATGTGAAAATTGTTTTAACATTGAATATCGAGAAAATCAACCAGAAGCATGATTAAGAGATTTTAGATTTTATTGATTAATGAACAAAACTAAtgacatttcttatttttaacaaattattGTAATATGGCTTAATCTGAGAATTTGGAGGTAGCTTCCATAACATTTTCAATACTTCACAAAATATGAGAAAGTGAAGATATCTGATATTAATatgattaatgtatatatatatatatatatatttaatttatatatatgtatatctctctctatataaacggcagtttgtctgtgtgtgtttctgtgtgtctgtttgcttgtaccctcactctgaccacggctttcaaccgattctgatgaaacttgacacacacatagcccaatgtcataattcaaaactaacgcagcgaaaagtttgaaaagttcccccagttctgaaaaaaattgataaattcgacatggggtcgagaatcagaaacacaaaccacagactgtctaggggacgcaactcgagaatctaagctttttatatgcaacgcattatctatggtagttttcgcaacttgcaatcgattttcacaaaACTCATGGGGacgcttaatgttaccctaagaaactcaattctgacgttagttttccatgcaataccttaccatcagaaacaatcgataaaatcatgccatttagggaaatcgcgttcaaattcaagatgacatattttcgacaatatctttcacaaattggcaggaatttttttttttttattcacaacgagcatcatgtctgctccaaggagctatatagccctttttattccaataggatacattattggaaaaaatcggttaattaaatcatatgtggcacacatagcaaaccaatttgtgtattaaacacaaaccagactgtctaggggacgcaactcgacctttttagctatcgataattcgatccaaccaattcctaccaggaagaaattacattcgagactttatccccaacaccgccacttctgctaatagctgctgcagccgcaagttattcgaatactttttttgtttacactttctttataactaccaccccaaacgttttaccttaaatttttgacgtaccctaacggtcctcggacgctacttgcaaactcttggtttattataaaccacttttgtcgtgtgcatcaaaaaaccttttcctttcgtttgttcagtttagtcacttttgactttttcgttgttgtcactcacattgctgcccgctttttgccgtttttgtacatttttatacattttgggatacttaccccacgagctcctttttattacacctttaccaaacacattgctatccaccaaaatacttaccccacgtgttcctttttattacacctttgccaaacacattgctatccaccaaaatgccacccaagaagagaaggaccctcctcagccctcggacggccagggcatcggctgctagggctagaagggcacgcgagaccaACGAGaaaaccgccttgcgcctctcgcaaacagcttcccgttctgccgctgctcaggcatctgaaactactagcgaccgttctacccgacttgcaagggtcgcagcgtacagatcttccctccgctcgaggttgacgaaagagcaacagtccggccaaaacatgcgggcttctacctgtgcttccatccgcagagctcgcgagaaccccgaacaaagagccattcggaatgcggctaacgccactagcaccgccaggacacgatctgtcgaaacctcacagcagaggagaactcgccaagatgctgacgccgcaaacaaagccatggcccaatctgccgaaacacctcaacagaggagagctcgccaagctgctaacgccgcaaacacagccatggctcgatctgccgaaactccacaccaacgaactattcggacatccagaaatgccattaacactgcttttgctagggcttcagagggtgctgaggcgagagctgaaaggctttcaagggatgccactgataccgctgtcgcacgtgcatctgaatctgctgaggcacg includes the following:
- the LOC115221817 gene encoding uncharacterized protein LOC115221817; the protein is MNSTNLDSFTDLHSSVHDGQDSDDCVSDENYDDDILFSDTPCFSFNKLFENTQTTKTENTDSIPNSVRKANDRWNQVYMDTNIHHKASKVRFAADEKLETKHLMLAWSYAYQAARKGEWVQIHIDSERFRCRIENTEQVLKPILDPSHRLKILALRKKYEHY